The following are encoded in a window of Syntrophus gentianae genomic DNA:
- a CDS encoding UDP-N-acetylmuramoyl-tripeptide--D-alanyl-D-alanine ligase: MNRNLMPEFLADELVQATGGRLLRGETDFLVRGVSTDTRQLVEGNLYIPLKGERFDGHDFLGEAIAKGAGGVLADAQHAGMLEALSQKTGSCLAILVEDTLRALGDIARFWRRRMGKPVIAITGSSGKTTTKEMTAAILGQTFSVLKTEGNLNNLIGLPLTLLRLEGEHDLALVELGTNARGEIRRLTEIAEPDIALVTNIGPAHLEGLKTLECIHEEKGDLYGSMSRSGLAVFNADDDALAPLRRSWPGRTLTYGVVSQADLTASDIAKEGVAGQSFRLNCGSESVTVHLSASGMHNIYNALAAAALSRASGIGITEISQGLRNFHPVSARFEVHRLPNGAFLVDDTYNANPASVREALKTIQTLKGTARSVAILADMLELGDSAEDLHESVGCEVAATDVGRLFLKGLLSRSTAAGAAKGGMPGERISYFENADEIIDSVLSFVEAGDWILVKGSRRMKMEEIVKKILDRTSA; encoded by the coding sequence TTGAACCGTAATTTAATGCCGGAATTTCTGGCTGATGAGCTTGTCCAGGCGACAGGGGGAAGACTTCTGCGGGGGGAAACCGATTTTCTCGTTCGTGGCGTGTCTACCGATACGCGGCAGCTCGTTGAGGGCAATCTCTACATCCCCCTGAAAGGGGAGCGGTTTGACGGTCATGATTTTCTGGGGGAGGCCATTGCGAAGGGTGCCGGAGGAGTACTGGCGGATGCCCAGCATGCCGGTATGCTTGAAGCGCTTTCTCAAAAAACCGGGAGTTGTCTGGCGATTCTCGTGGAGGATACCCTGAGGGCCCTGGGCGATATCGCCCGTTTCTGGCGGAGAAGAATGGGGAAACCCGTCATTGCCATCACCGGCAGTTCCGGTAAAACGACGACCAAGGAAATGACCGCCGCCATTCTGGGACAGACTTTTTCCGTGCTTAAAACAGAGGGAAATTTGAACAATCTGATCGGATTGCCTCTCACCCTGCTCCGCCTGGAAGGGGAGCATGATCTGGCCCTTGTGGAATTGGGAACCAATGCGCGGGGTGAAATCAGGCGGTTGACAGAAATAGCAGAACCTGATATCGCGCTTGTTACCAATATCGGCCCGGCCCATCTGGAAGGATTAAAGACGCTGGAATGCATTCACGAGGAAAAAGGCGATCTCTATGGTTCCATGTCCAGGTCCGGCCTGGCGGTATTCAATGCAGATGATGATGCCCTGGCGCCTTTGAGGCGTTCGTGGCCGGGCAGAACCTTGACCTACGGGGTTGTGTCCCAGGCGGATTTGACCGCTTCGGATATTGCGAAGGAGGGCGTAGCCGGACAGTCTTTCCGTTTGAACTGCGGTTCGGAGTCCGTCACCGTTCACCTTTCTGCATCCGGTATGCACAACATTTACAATGCCCTGGCTGCAGCAGCGCTGTCCAGGGCCTCAGGTATCGGCATTACTGAAATTTCTCAAGGTCTCCGGAACTTCCATCCTGTATCAGCTCGCTTTGAAGTCCACCGCCTGCCGAATGGCGCTTTTCTCGTTGATGATACCTACAATGCCAACCCGGCATCCGTCCGCGAAGCCCTGAAAACGATCCAGACTCTGAAGGGAACCGCGCGCAGTGTGGCGATTCTCGCGGATATGCTGGAACTTGGTGATTCTGCCGAGGATCTTCACGAATCCGTCGGGTGCGAGGTTGCCGCTACGGATGTGGGGCGGCTTTTTCTTAAAGGGCTGCTCTCCCGGTCGACGGCTGCCGGGGCTGCCAAAGGCGGCATGCCAGGGGAAAGAATTTCTTATTTTGAAAACGCTGATGAAATTATCGATTCCGTCCTCTCCTTCGTCGAAGCGGGAGACTGGATTCTGGTCAAAGGCTCACGCAGGATGAAAATGGAAGAAATCGTTAAGAAAATTCTTGATCGAACTTCGGCCTGA
- a CDS encoding UDP-N-acetylmuramoyl-L-alanyl-D-glutamate--2,6-diaminopimelate ligase, protein MNLSVLLEGIDVLGISGPADKGMDVTSLCYNSRHCSQNSLFVAVTGLKADGHDYIDDAVRRGAKVVVCERDVPTSPEITQIRVKNGRRALGLLARTFCGDPSSSLVAVGVVGTNGKTTITYILESIFSVAGFCCGVLGTVNYRYSGLKMEAPNTTPESLDLQRILRDMADNGVTHVVAEVSSHAIDLRRVDDCHFDLGIFTNLTQDHLDYHKTMENYYQAKKRFFSEVLPGGGKFRRHSMVVNVDDPWGKRLVREAGAANRPLTFGIEEDAHIRPSSFDLSLNGIKAEIAVGPARFELVSPLIGKFNLSNVLAAVSAAIALRIPVEAICRGVAQMNAVPGRLEKVSGLNQPQVFVDYAHTDDALRRVLESLSPFKKGRIITVFGCGGDRDRGKRPLMGKVATNYSDLTILTSDNPRSEDPLSIIGDIEVGINRQSIPKGSPEELSLGMTGRGYVVIPDRREAIEAAIRSARSSDIVLIAGKGHEDYQIIGANRLHFDDREIAKEILESSFQAD, encoded by the coding sequence ATGAATCTTTCAGTCTTATTGGAAGGAATCGATGTCCTGGGGATTTCCGGTCCTGCGGACAAAGGGATGGACGTGACTTCCCTGTGCTACAATTCCCGGCATTGTTCCCAGAATTCCCTTTTTGTAGCGGTAACGGGGCTTAAAGCCGATGGCCATGATTATATCGATGATGCGGTCCGTCGTGGTGCAAAGGTTGTGGTCTGCGAAAGAGATGTCCCGACTTCTCCGGAGATCACACAGATTCGCGTGAAAAATGGGCGGAGAGCCCTCGGGCTTCTCGCGAGGACGTTCTGTGGAGACCCTTCGTCATCCCTCGTTGCGGTCGGCGTGGTGGGAACGAATGGAAAAACCACGATCACTTATATCCTGGAATCTATTTTTTCGGTGGCTGGATTTTGCTGCGGCGTTCTGGGAACCGTCAATTACCGTTATTCCGGGCTCAAAATGGAAGCGCCCAACACGACTCCGGAATCTCTGGATCTGCAGAGGATTCTACGGGATATGGCGGACAACGGCGTGACGCACGTCGTTGCAGAGGTATCCTCCCATGCCATTGACCTTAGGCGTGTCGATGATTGTCATTTTGATCTGGGAATATTTACCAATCTCACCCAGGACCACCTGGATTACCACAAGACCATGGAAAATTATTACCAGGCGAAAAAACGTTTTTTTTCGGAAGTGCTGCCCGGCGGGGGGAAATTCCGCCGTCATTCCATGGTGGTGAATGTCGATGATCCGTGGGGTAAACGCCTGGTTCGGGAGGCTGGGGCTGCTAACCGGCCTCTTACCTTTGGGATCGAAGAGGATGCCCATATCCGCCCCTCATCTTTTGATCTTTCCCTGAATGGGATCAAAGCGGAAATAGCGGTAGGACCTGCCCGTTTCGAACTTGTCTCTCCTTTAATCGGTAAATTCAACCTGTCGAATGTCTTGGCCGCCGTTTCCGCAGCAATTGCTTTGCGTATCCCTGTTGAGGCCATCTGCCGGGGAGTTGCGCAGATGAACGCCGTTCCCGGCCGCCTGGAAAAGGTGAGCGGCTTGAATCAACCTCAGGTGTTTGTCGATTATGCCCACACCGACGATGCTCTGCGGCGGGTGCTTGAGAGTCTTTCCCCCTTCAAGAAGGGCAGGATTATCACGGTGTTTGGTTGTGGCGGCGATCGAGACCGGGGCAAGAGACCCCTCATGGGCAAAGTGGCGACAAATTACAGCGATCTGACGATCCTGACTTCGGATAATCCAAGATCGGAAGATCCGCTGTCCATCATCGGGGATATCGAGGTCGGCATCAATCGTCAGTCCATCCCCAAGGGATCTCCGGAGGAGTTGTCTCTGGGGATGACCGGCAGGGGATATGTGGTGATCCCTGACCGGCGGGAAGCCATCGAAGCGGCAATCCGGTCTGCCAGGTCCTCCGATATCGTTCTCATTGCCGGGAAAGGACATGAAGATTATCAGATCATCGGGGCGAATCGTCTCCATTTTGATGACCGCGAGATTGCAAAAGAAATCCTGGAGAGTTCATTTCAAGCAGACTGA
- a CDS encoding penicillin-binding protein: protein MNTESLKWLRFRLVTLLVFFVVLFVALFSRAIHLQIMSGKALKELAERQHTKTLQLPPERGIIFDRNGEKIAASLQVDSVCADPSKMARPADVAVRVTSLLNVDRQDVMKKLLHSKRFCWIARRIPSEQARQVEEANIEGIFLVKEPKRFYPNGELASQLVGLVGLDSVGLEGLEIKYDQYLKGTPEKLVWTRDAKGKMLFPRVEKASVSSDESVNLVLTIDSRIQHLVESQLKAAVQEKGAKGGLAIVMDPKTGEILAMANSPGFDPNALLTVSLENKKNKVVTDCFDPGSTFKPFLVAAALEEGAVRESDRFFCENGAYAIANRVIHEAKRKRHGVLTVHDILKYSSNIGSVKIAEKLGKEKFYEYIRNFGFGAKTGIDLPGEIPGLLRPVNDWTRVDAATIAFGQGISVTAIQLITALSTIANQGTMMKPHVVRALVDKKGQIIHEYSPTAVRRVISPDTARRLTAIMTDIVGQEDGTGKNARIESVSVAGKTGTSQKYDSARHAYSSERVKTSFMGFFPAENPQVAILVILDEPQKDRWGGVASAPVFKAIGEQILTCFKPYIRPNPLPETDREENTGVKLKLVNASASSDLSAPVAATGMAGNDESLMPDFVGLSIRDVLRKARQRGIEIKVAGNGWATQQRPAPGTPITRTTACSVLFSHGN from the coding sequence ATGAACACGGAATCTTTGAAATGGCTGAGATTTCGACTGGTGACATTGCTGGTCTTTTTTGTCGTTTTATTCGTCGCCCTTTTTTCAAGGGCGATTCATCTGCAGATCATGTCCGGCAAAGCGTTGAAGGAACTCGCGGAGAGGCAGCACACCAAGACCCTCCAACTGCCGCCGGAGCGGGGGATCATCTTCGATCGGAATGGTGAAAAAATCGCGGCGAGTCTGCAGGTTGATTCGGTCTGTGCGGATCCCTCAAAGATGGCCCGCCCTGCGGATGTAGCCGTCCGGGTGACCTCTCTTCTCAATGTTGATCGCCAGGACGTAATGAAAAAGCTTCTCCATTCGAAGAGATTCTGCTGGATCGCCCGCAGAATTCCGTCCGAACAGGCCCGGCAGGTGGAGGAGGCGAACATAGAGGGGATTTTCCTGGTCAAGGAACCCAAGAGATTTTATCCTAATGGGGAACTGGCCAGCCAGTTGGTTGGCTTGGTCGGTTTGGATTCGGTGGGGCTGGAAGGGCTGGAAATCAAGTATGATCAGTATCTTAAAGGTACACCGGAAAAGCTGGTCTGGACCAGGGACGCAAAGGGAAAAATGCTTTTCCCCCGGGTGGAAAAAGCCTCGGTTTCGTCCGACGAAAGTGTAAACCTTGTTCTCACCATCGACAGCAGGATTCAGCATCTTGTCGAATCTCAGCTCAAAGCGGCTGTTCAGGAAAAGGGAGCCAAGGGGGGGCTGGCGATTGTGATGGATCCAAAGACCGGCGAAATCCTGGCCATGGCCAATTCTCCGGGGTTCGATCCCAATGCCTTGCTGACCGTTTCTCTGGAGAATAAAAAGAACAAAGTCGTTACGGATTGCTTTGACCCCGGTTCCACCTTCAAACCTTTCCTTGTTGCTGCTGCCCTTGAAGAAGGGGCTGTACGGGAAAGCGATCGCTTCTTTTGCGAAAACGGGGCCTATGCCATTGCCAACCGGGTTATTCATGAAGCCAAGCGCAAACGCCACGGCGTGCTGACGGTTCATGATATTCTTAAATACTCCAGCAACATAGGATCGGTAAAGATAGCGGAAAAGCTGGGAAAAGAGAAATTTTACGAATATATCCGCAACTTTGGTTTCGGAGCGAAGACAGGGATCGATCTTCCGGGGGAAATTCCAGGCTTGCTCCGTCCCGTCAATGACTGGACACGGGTCGATGCGGCCACGATCGCCTTCGGCCAGGGAATCTCCGTCACGGCCATTCAGCTCATCACCGCCCTTTCCACGATCGCCAATCAGGGAACCATGATGAAGCCCCATGTCGTCCGGGCTCTCGTGGACAAAAAGGGACAGATCATCCACGAATATTCGCCGACCGCCGTCAGGCGGGTCATATCCCCGGATACCGCCAGGCGTCTGACTGCCATCATGACCGATATTGTCGGCCAGGAGGACGGCACGGGGAAGAATGCCCGGATAGAAAGCGTATCCGTTGCCGGGAAGACGGGGACCTCGCAGAAATATGATTCTGCCCGGCATGCTTACTCATCGGAACGGGTCAAAACGTCTTTTATGGGGTTTTTCCCGGCGGAAAATCCCCAGGTTGCGATTCTGGTCATTCTTGACGAACCGCAGAAGGATCGATGGGGTGGCGTAGCTTCCGCTCCTGTTTTCAAGGCCATTGGAGAACAGATCCTGACCTGCTTTAAACCCTATATTCGTCCCAATCCTCTCCCTGAAACGGACCGGGAAGAGAATACGGGGGTAAAGCTGAAGCTGGTTAACGCCTCTGCTTCCAGTGATCTCTCCGCCCCCGTGGCGGCAACGGGCATGGCGGGGAATGATGAATCCTTAATGCCGGATTTTGTGGGTCTCAGTATCCGGGATGTCCTCCGAAAAGCGAGGCAGAGGGGCATTGAAATCAAGGTGGCGGGCAATGGCTGGGCGACGCAGCAGCGGCCGGCGCCCGGTACGCCGATTACACGGACTACTGCTTGTTCTGTCCTCTTCAGCCACGGGAATTGA
- the murD gene encoding UDP-N-acetylmuramoyl-L-alanine--D-glutamate ligase — MDLSGQKTLVIGWGKTGIASARFLISQGARVAVTDEKDLSLEKDVLPQLGEDNHGSVEVVGYDTAALRLVDMVVPSPGVPPSSFLLKGAVEKKLPVLSELELASRYLKTPMIAITGTNGKTTTTTLIGEILRKSGREVFVGGNIGNPLANYVTGAQSADYAVVEVSSFQLQWIQAFHAHAALLLNTTCDHVDYHGSFEAYRAVKERIFSNQGEGDLAVLNADEPRSAVLAKSLPSPVFFFSTTQSVDCGLFREGERLIYRNGQGERESYPLDMIRLPGAHNIENVMAAILACRACDCSQEEVIRAVADFSGIAHRIEFTREIGGIKFYDDSKGTNVGAVKRAIETFSDPLVLLLGGRDKDGDFETLSALLPDRVKALVLFGEARERIRERIGGIVPTVVTPTLKEAISAACKQAAAGDVVLLSPGCASFDEFANYKARGDFFKEEVRALS; from the coding sequence ATGGATTTGTCAGGACAGAAAACGCTCGTCATCGGCTGGGGAAAAACGGGAATCGCTTCCGCACGATTTCTGATTTCGCAGGGCGCCCGGGTTGCCGTCACCGATGAAAAGGATCTTTCTCTGGAAAAGGATGTGCTACCTCAACTCGGGGAAGACAACCACGGGAGCGTGGAGGTGGTCGGCTACGACACGGCGGCTTTGCGCTTGGTGGATATGGTCGTGCCGTCACCCGGCGTACCGCCTTCTTCGTTCCTGCTGAAAGGAGCGGTGGAGAAAAAACTCCCTGTTCTGAGCGAACTCGAACTGGCCAGCCGATATCTGAAGACGCCCATGATTGCCATTACGGGGACCAATGGGAAAACGACCACCACAACCCTGATCGGAGAAATTCTGAGGAAAAGCGGCAGGGAAGTCTTTGTGGGGGGAAATATCGGAAACCCCCTGGCGAATTACGTAACCGGAGCTCAGAGTGCCGACTATGCCGTCGTCGAAGTCAGCAGCTTCCAACTCCAGTGGATTCAGGCGTTTCACGCCCATGCGGCCCTTCTCCTGAACACGACCTGCGACCATGTCGATTATCACGGATCCTTCGAGGCTTACCGGGCCGTCAAGGAAAGGATTTTCAGCAATCAGGGGGAAGGGGATCTGGCCGTTCTCAATGCCGATGAGCCCCGGTCGGCGGTCCTGGCAAAATCCCTGCCGTCGCCGGTCTTCTTTTTCAGCACCACACAGAGCGTTGACTGCGGACTGTTCCGGGAAGGAGAGAGACTGATTTACCGCAACGGACAAGGGGAACGGGAGAGCTATCCCCTGGACATGATCCGTCTTCCGGGGGCTCATAACATCGAGAATGTCATGGCCGCCATTTTGGCCTGCCGGGCCTGCGACTGCTCTCAGGAAGAGGTCATTCGAGCCGTGGCGGATTTTTCGGGGATTGCCCACCGGATCGAATTTACCCGGGAGATCGGGGGAATAAAATTTTACGACGATTCCAAGGGAACCAACGTCGGGGCCGTCAAACGGGCCATTGAGACCTTCTCCGATCCGCTGGTCCTTCTTTTGGGGGGCCGGGACAAGGATGGGGATTTTGAAACCCTGAGCGCCCTCCTGCCGGACCGGGTCAAGGCGCTGGTGCTCTTCGGGGAGGCCCGGGAAAGAATCCGGGAGCGGATTGGCGGCATTGTTCCGACCGTTGTGACGCCTACCCTGAAAGAGGCCATTTCCGCCGCCTGTAAGCAGGCTGCGGCCGGAGATGTCGTCCTGTTGTCTCCCGGATGCGCCAGTTTTGACGAATTTGCTAATTATAAGGCGCGCGGGGACTTTTTCAAGGAAGAAGTGAGGGCCTTGTCATGA
- the ftsL gene encoding cell division protein FtsL has product MPIDETQDMSLPPELPEEEKSKGVKYAPLIIAAFVLMGVALIYVWSHLRMTGLEYKIAEEMTRREQLLEEQRQLKVEIATLKAPNRIETIVKEKLQMIYPQREQIIHLGESVKKR; this is encoded by the coding sequence TTGCCGATCGACGAAACTCAGGACATGTCTCTCCCGCCGGAATTGCCGGAGGAGGAAAAATCAAAGGGGGTGAAATACGCTCCCTTGATCATCGCGGCCTTTGTTCTGATGGGCGTGGCTCTGATATATGTCTGGTCTCATCTCCGGATGACGGGTCTGGAGTATAAGATCGCCGAGGAGATGACTCGCAGGGAGCAACTCCTGGAAGAACAACGTCAGTTGAAGGTTGAGATCGCGACGCTCAAGGCGCCGAATCGCATTGAGACGATAGTGAAAGAGAAGTTGCAGATGATTTATCCTCAAAGAGAACAGATCATCCATCTTGGAGAAAGCGTGAAGAAACGATGA
- the mraY gene encoding phospho-N-acetylmuramoyl-pentapeptide-transferase, with translation MLYHLLYPLHTTYSYFNVFRYITFRTIYATITALVICFILGPWLIRKLQALKMGQVIRNDGPEAHLAKEGTPTMGGILIIFAVVVSTLLWANLTVDYVWLVLMVTLGYGLIGFADDYRKLTQKSSKGVPGKVRLAFEVAIALLVSVVLYAKPGFNSVVAIPFFKTALPDLGWGYVFLSTFIIVGAANAVNLTDGLDGLAIGPAITCFMTYLLFAYFAGNYKIAAYLQIPGVAGVGELTIFCGAIVGAGIGFLWYNTYPAQVFMGDTGSLSLGGALGCLAVATKQEILLAIVGGIFVLETFSVIFQVGWFKLSHGKRIFRMAPIHHHFELKGWAEPKVIVRFWIISILLALLAISTLKLR, from the coding sequence ATGCTTTATCATCTTCTTTATCCGCTGCATACAACCTACTCCTATTTCAATGTCTTCCGCTACATTACCTTCCGGACGATCTATGCCACCATTACCGCTCTGGTTATCTGTTTTATCCTCGGTCCCTGGCTGATCCGGAAGCTGCAGGCATTGAAGATGGGGCAGGTCATCCGGAATGATGGCCCGGAAGCCCATCTTGCCAAAGAGGGTACGCCGACGATGGGAGGGATTCTGATTATCTTTGCCGTTGTGGTTTCGACCCTGTTGTGGGCCAACCTCACCGTCGATTATGTCTGGCTCGTGCTCATGGTTACCCTGGGGTACGGATTGATCGGCTTTGCCGACGACTACCGGAAACTGACTCAGAAGAGTTCCAAAGGAGTGCCCGGTAAAGTCCGGCTGGCCTTTGAAGTGGCCATTGCCCTTCTGGTGAGTGTCGTCCTCTATGCAAAGCCGGGATTCAATTCAGTCGTTGCCATTCCGTTCTTCAAAACGGCCTTGCCAGACCTGGGATGGGGCTATGTTTTCCTTTCGACCTTCATCATCGTCGGGGCGGCAAATGCCGTGAATCTGACGGACGGCCTCGATGGCCTGGCCATTGGACCGGCCATTACCTGTTTTATGACCTACCTGCTCTTTGCCTATTTCGCAGGGAATTACAAGATTGCTGCCTACCTGCAGATTCCCGGCGTGGCCGGCGTCGGGGAATTGACCATTTTCTGCGGCGCCATCGTAGGCGCAGGGATCGGTTTCCTCTGGTACAACACCTATCCGGCGCAGGTTTTCATGGGAGACACGGGATCCCTTTCCCTCGGGGGGGCGCTGGGTTGCCTTGCCGTGGCGACCAAACAGGAGATCCTGCTCGCCATTGTAGGCGGCATCTTCGTCCTGGAAACCTTCTCCGTCATCTTTCAGGTCGGGTGGTTCAAACTCTCGCACGGGAAGCGCATCTTCCGGATGGCTCCGATTCATCACCATTTTGAATTAAAGGGATGGGCTGAACCGAAGGTGATCGTCCGCTTCTGGATCATTTCCATCCTGCTGGCCCTGCTGGCCATCAGTACCTTAAAACTTCGCTAG
- the rsmH gene encoding 16S rRNA (cytosine(1402)-N(4))-methyltransferase RsmH, translating into MLVERDAYHEPVLLEEAVASLNCRSGGVYVDGTVGGGGHAGLILERSAPDGFLLGMDVDSEALEAAEKHLMDFGRRKHLVKANYANIREVLTDQDISKVDGILLDLGVSSHQLDTAERGFSFLHEAPLDMRMDPQSGRSAYDVVNACSERELKEIIRQYGEEIMAGRIARAIAAKRKEAPIRTTTRLAAIVVGALPGSARHKKIHPATRTFQALRIYVNNELANLYRAIQSGTDCLKSGGRFSIISFHSLEDGIVKNSFRSLEKGCICPTDMPFCSCGQSPRLKVVSRKPVSPSNEEVAANPRARSARLRTAERI; encoded by the coding sequence ATGCTTGTCGAAAGGGATGCCTATCATGAACCCGTACTCCTTGAAGAAGCCGTTGCTTCCCTGAACTGCCGCAGTGGAGGCGTCTACGTTGACGGAACGGTGGGCGGCGGAGGGCATGCCGGGCTCATTCTGGAAAGATCCGCTCCGGATGGTTTTCTTCTGGGGATGGATGTCGACAGTGAGGCCCTGGAGGCTGCAGAGAAGCATCTGATGGATTTCGGCCGGAGAAAGCACCTTGTCAAAGCGAATTATGCCAACATACGGGAAGTGCTTACGGACCAGGATATCTCCAAAGTCGACGGCATTTTACTCGATCTCGGGGTATCCTCCCATCAGCTGGATACGGCGGAACGGGGATTCAGTTTTCTCCATGAGGCACCGCTGGATATGCGCATGGACCCTCAATCCGGTCGGAGCGCCTATGATGTCGTCAATGCCTGTTCTGAACGAGAATTGAAGGAAATCATAAGGCAGTACGGAGAAGAAATCATGGCAGGACGGATTGCACGGGCGATTGCCGCAAAGCGGAAAGAGGCTCCGATTCGGACAACGACACGGCTTGCAGCCATTGTTGTCGGTGCGTTGCCGGGTTCTGCCCGGCACAAGAAAATCCATCCGGCAACCCGAACTTTCCAGGCCCTCCGGATTTACGTTAATAACGAGCTTGCCAACCTTTACCGTGCCATTCAAAGCGGCACCGACTGCCTTAAGTCAGGCGGCCGATTCTCCATTATCTCCTTTCACTCCCTGGAGGACGGCATTGTCAAAAATAGTTTCCGTTCTTTGGAGAAGGGATGTATCTGCCCGACCGATATGCCCTTTTGTTCCTGTGGCCAAAGCCCTCGGCTGAAAGTTGTGAGCAGAAAACCCGTCTCGCCTTCAAATGAAGAAGTGGCGGCCAATCCCCGGGCACGAAGTGCGAGACTGCGAACTGCGGAAAGGATCTAG